In a genomic window of Chrysemys picta bellii isolate R12L10 chromosome 1, ASM1138683v2, whole genome shotgun sequence:
- the NHS gene encoding actin remodeling regulator NHS isoform X4: MTESPHNAVSNLDAESKLSVYYRAPWHQQRNIFHPSTRPPCVEELHRHAKQNLRALRREQRNRGDNREQKVPAPISVVVPPFPSFPAIYRQKRKEIKDRHLLTFNSTRSPSPTECCHMTPWSRKSHPPEEEDTDVMLGQRPKNPIHNIPSTLDKQTNWSKALPLPTPEEKMKQDAQVISSCIIPINVTGVGFDREASIRCSLVHSQSVLQRRRKLRRRKTISGIPRRVQQEIDSDESPVARERNVIVHANPDFSSTINRRSGTRDSECQTEEILIAAPSRRRIRAQRGQSVVASLSHSAGNILVLTDNGDAMFTTAVSNRIRSRSLPREGARASEADQDADAKTSVYEAEDFLASQERIPKKGNNAINKQGSQEHQPIGLTCSQHLHSPEHKVNERGRSRLSRMADSGSCEISSNSDTFGSPIHSISTAGVLLSSHMDQKDDHQSSSGNWSGSSSTCPSQTSETIPPAASPPLTGSSHCDSELSLNTAPNANEDSSVFITEQYSDHIDKVRGHRASSFTSTVADLLDDPNNSNTSDSEWNYLHHHHDASCRQDFSPERPKDDSLECPSFTSMATYDSFLEKTPSDKADTSSHFSVDTEGYYTSMHFDCGLKGNKSYICNYAAAGSESGRNADVASSLTDCAWQDYVNHRRQGRQSISLKKPKAKPAPPKRSSSLRKSDGSTDLPEKKEPKINSGQHVPHTSREMKLPLEFSNTPSRVENSNLPSKQELSWINQNDSELKNIQFDTTDIPSFKDEGAEQSHYADLWLLNDLKSNDPYRSLSNSSTATGTTVIECIKSPESSESQTSQSGSRATTPSLPSVDNEFKLASPEKLAGLASPSSGYSSQSETPTSSFPTAFFSGPLSPGGSKRKPKVPERKSSLQQPSSKDGTVSLNKDLELPIIPPSHLDLSALHNVLNKPFAYRNQLHAFNHNKQNMVGEALNPNPQPALAITPSVLKSVHLKSINKPEEVKQKDDNTDLLCIQETTLMVTAISPGKMRPLVAKKSISRQYSTEDAIMSYIDSSPVETGPDKLHSEKDSSISVQNNCDQETVTSANVGILEASIMKDQMHPVGEPLPENTQIHNTATEGFQKGLAVLTSDYEVKITYHETEQEGSLDPVQIKQELPAVCEQKLESKPVDETTFQSDLLAGGADISNQSKHQFDISQRDDKVPGNISYESEISTVNSLNEKSSEQENDVASGIPTKSASDDSRAEETQGSADDASLKESSPSDDSIISPLSEDSQTEAEDVFVSPNKPRTTEDLFAVIHRSKRKVLGRKDSGDVSVRNRLRASSGASSTSPASSTSPASSTSPASSVPPASSVGAPTSSQRSPGLIYRNAKKSNTSNEEFKLLLLKKGSRSDSSYRMSATEILKSPILPKSPSELIVDSPQNTDETPQASTPEALSPLSPCSPRVNAEGFSSKSFSMSASSRVGRSRAPPAASSSRYSVRCRLYNTPMQAISEGETENSDGSPHDDRSSQSST; encoded by the exons CACCAGAGGAGGAAGACACAGATGTCATGCTAGGGCAGAGGCCGAAAAATCCAATACATAATATCCCTTCTACACTGGATAAGCAAACTAATTGGAGCAAAGCACTACCTCTCCCAACTCCAGAGGAGAAAATGAAACAAGATGCCCAAGTGATTTCCTCTTGCATTATCCCCATCAATGTCACTG GAGTTGGTTTTGACAGAGAGGCTAGTATACGCTGCTCTCTTGTTCATTCACAATCTGTACTACAGCGAAGACGAAAGTTGAGAAGGAGGAAAACCATCTCTGGCATCCCCAGAAGAGTGCAACAAGAAATAG ATTCTGATGAATCACCAGTAGCGAGAGAACGGAATGTGATTGTGCATGCAAATCCAGACTTCTCCAGTACAATCAACAGGAGATCAGGTACCAGAGACTCTGAGTGCCAGACTGAAGAAATTCTCATTGCTGCTCCATCCAGAAGAAGAATCCGAGCTCAGAGAGGTCAAAGTGTTGTAGCCTCCTTGTCACATTCAGCCGGCAACATTTTGGTGTTGACAGACAACGGTGACGCAATGTTCACTACAGCAGTGAGCAACCGTATCCGATCACGGAGTCTTCCTCGTGAAGGTGCTAGAGCCAGTGAAGCTGATCAAGATGCTGATGCCAAAACTTCAGTGTATGAAGCAGAAGACTTTTTGGCAAGCCAAGAAAGGATCCCGAAAAAGGGTAACAATGCCATCAATAAACAGGGTTCACAAGAACACCAGCCCATAGGTTTAACTTGTTCTCAGCACCTTCACAGCCCAGAACATAAAGTAAACGAGAGAGGGAGGTCAAGGTTGTCAAGGATGGCAGATTCTGGAAGCTGTGAGATTTCATCAAACTCTGATACCTTTGGGAGCCCCATTCACTCTATCTCCACAGCAGGAGTCCTTCTCAGCAGTCACATGGACCAGAAAGATGACCATCAATCCTCCAGTGGGAACTGGAGTGGAAGTAGCTCAACATGTCCCTCACAGACATCGGAAACCATTcctcctgctgcttctcctccGTTGACTGGCTCCTCACATTGTGACTCAGAATTGTCACTGAACACTGCTCCTAATGCCAATGAAGATTCTAGTGTCTTTATAACAGAGCAGTACAGTGATCACATAGATAAGGTTCGAGGTCACAGGGCAAGCTCCTTCACCTCCACTGTAGCGGATTTACTTGATGACCCCAATAACAGCAACACAAGCGATAGTGAATGGAATTACTTGCATCATCATCACGATGCATCCTGTCGTCAAGATTTCAGCCCTGAACGCCCAAAGGATGACAGCCTAGAATGCCCAAGTTTTACGAGTATGGCCACTTACGATAGCTTTCTAGAAAAGACCCCATCTGACAAAGCAGACACTAGCTCACACTTTTCTGTGGACACTGAAGGATATTATACCTCCATGCACTTTGACTGTGGTCTCAAAGGTAATAAAAGTTATATTTGTAACTATGCAGCCGCAGGCTCTGAGAGTGGCCGGAATGCAGATGTTGCTTCCAGTCTCACTGATTGTGCCTGGCAGGATTATGTAAACCACAGGAGGCAGGGAAGACAGAGCATCTCTCTTAAGAAACCAAAGGCAAAGCCAGCCCCACCAAAACGCAGTTCATCTTTGAGGAAATCTGATGGCAGCACAGATCTTCCTGAGAAGAAAGAACCAAAGATAAACAGTGGGCAGCACGTGCCTCACACTTCCAGGGAAATGAAGCTGCCACTTGAGTTTTCAAATACACCTTCTAGAGTGGAAAACTCTAATCTGCCAAGCAAACAGGAACTCTCCTGGATTAATCAGAATGACAGTGAATTAAAAAACATTCAGTTTGACACCACGGATATTCCATCATTTAAAGATGAAGGTGCTGAACAATCTCACTATGCAGATCTCTGGCTTCTAAATGACTTGAAATCTAATGATCCTTATAGGTCTTTATCCAATTCAAGTACAGCTACGGGTACTACAGTCATAGAATGCATAAAGTCGCCGGAAAGTTCTGAATCACAAACATCCCAATCCGGATCGAGAGCCACCACCCCATCCCTACCTTCTGTTGATAATGAGTTTAAGCTGGCTTCCCCAGAAAAGTTGGCGGGTTTAGCATCACCCTCTAGTGGTTACTCCAGTCAGTCTGAAACACCAACATCCTCTTTCCCGACAGCTTTCTTCTCTGGGCCCTTATCTCCAGGGGGTAGTAAAAGAAAGCCAAAAGTACCAGAAAGGAAGTCCTCATTGCAACAACCTTCTTCTAAAGATGGCACTGTATCTCTAAACAAAGATCTAGAACTTCCAATTATACCTCCTTCTCATCTTGACCTAAGTGCTCTTCATAATGTCTTGAATAAACCATTTGCTTACAGAAACCAGTTGCATGCTTTTAATCACAATAAACAGAACATGGTAGGAGAAGCACTAAACCCTAATCCTCAACCAGCCCTTGCTATTACACCTTCAGTTCTAAAATCTGTTCACCTTAAATCGATTAATAAGCCTGAAGAAGTGAAACAAAAAGACGATAATACAGACCTTCTCTGCATACAAGAAACCACATTAATGGTGACTGCCATTTCTCCAGGCAAAATGAGGCCACTTGTAGCTAAGAAATCAATATCACGTCAGTACTCTACTGAAGATGCCATAATGTCCTATATTGACTCTTCTCCAGTGGAGACAGGCCCTGATAAACTGCATTCAGAAAAAGATTCATCTATCAGTGTACAGAATAATTGTGATCAAGAAACTGTAACCTCAGCAAATGTGGGTATTTTAGAAGCAAGCATCATGAAAGACCAAATGCATCCAGTTGGTGAGCCTTTACCAGAGAACACACAAATCCATAACACTGCTACAGAAGGGTTTCAAAAAGGTTTAGCTGTCCTCACAAGTGATTATGAAGTTAAGATAACTTATCATGAAACAGAACAGGAAGGGAGCCTCGATCCTGTGCAGATTAAGCAAGAATTACCTGCAGTCTGTGAACAAAAGTTGGAATCTAAACCTGTGGATGAAACCACATTCCAATCTGATCTACTAGCTGGGGGAGCAGACATTAGTAATCAGTCTAAGCATCAGTTTGATATAAGCCAACGTGATGACAAAGTGCCTGGGAATATCAGCTATGAATCAGAGATATCAACTGTAAATTCACTTAATGAAAAAAGTTCTGAGCAGGAAAATGATGTTGCATCAGGTATTCCAACCAAAAGTGCCTCTGATGACAGCAGGGCAGAGGAGACACAAGGGAGTGCAGATGATGCTTCACTGAAAG AATCTTCTCCAAGTGATGATTCCATAATTTCACCATTGAGTGAAGATTCTCAGACTGAAGCAGAAGATGTTTTTGTGTCTCCAAACAAACCTCGCACTACAGAGGATCTATTTGCAGTCATTCACAG ATCAAAAAGAAAAGTACTTGGGAGAAAAGATTCTGGAGATGTTTCTGTAAGAAACAGATTGAGAGCTTCATCTGGGGCCAGCAGCACGTCACCTGCTAGCAGCACGTCACCTGCTAGCAGCACGTCACCTGCCAGCAGTGTGCCACCTGCCAGCAGTGTGGGAGCCCCAACAAGCAGTCAGAGGTCTCCAGGTCTTATTTACAGGAATGCCAAAAAGTCCAACACATCTAACGAGGAATTTAAGCTACTGCTCCTTAAAAAGGGCAGTCGATCCGATTCTAGCTATAGGATGTCAGCAACCGAGATACTAAAGAGCCCTATTTTGCCTAAATCTCCCAGTGAGCTAATTGTGGATTCCCCTCAAAACACTGATGAGACTCCCCAGGCATCAACTCCTGAAGCATTATCCCCCCTGTCTCCTTGCTCCCCTAGAGTTAATGCAGAAGGTTTCTCCTCCAAGAGCTTTTCTATGTCTGCATCTTCAAGAGTAGGGCGCTCGCGGGCACCtcctgcagccagcagcagccgtTACAGCGTACGCTGTAGGCTGTACAATACGCCGATGCAAGCTATCTCAGAAGGAGAAACTGAGAATTCAGATGGCAGCCCTCATGACGACCGATCTTCTCAGAGTTCAACATAG
- the NHS gene encoding actin remodeling regulator NHS isoform X6, which yields MLGQRPKNPIHNIPSTLDKQTNWSKALPLPTPEEKMKQDAQVISSCIIPINVTGVGFDREASIRCSLVHSQSVLQRRRKLRRRKTISGIPRRVQQEIDSDESPVARERNVIVHANPDFSSTINRRSGTRDSECQTEEILIAAPSRRRIRAQRGQSVVASLSHSAGNILVLTDNGDAMFTTAVSNRIRSRSLPREGARASEADQDADAKTSVYEAEDFLASQERIPKKGNNAINKQGSQEHQPIGLTCSQHLHSPEHKVNERGRSRLSRMADSGSCEISSNSDTFGSPIHSISTAGVLLSSHMDQKDDHQSSSGNWSGSSSTCPSQTSETIPPAASPPLTGSSHCDSELSLNTAPNANEDSSVFITEQYSDHIDKVRGHRASSFTSTVADLLDDPNNSNTSDSEWNYLHHHHDASCRQDFSPERPKDDSLECPSFTSMATYDSFLEKTPSDKADTSSHFSVDTEGYYTSMHFDCGLKGNKSYICNYAAAGSESGRNADVASSLTDCAWQDYVNHRRQGRQSISLKKPKAKPAPPKRSSSLRKSDGSTDLPEKKEPKINSGQHVPHTSREMKLPLEFSNTPSRVENSNLPSKQELSWINQNDSELKNIQFDTTDIPSFKDEGAEQSHYADLWLLNDLKSNDPYRSLSNSSTATGTTVIECIKSPESSESQTSQSGSRATTPSLPSVDNEFKLASPEKLAGLASPSSGYSSQSETPTSSFPTAFFSGPLSPGGSKRKPKVPERKSSLQQPSSKDGTVSLNKDLELPIIPPSHLDLSALHNVLNKPFAYRNQLHAFNHNKQNMVGEALNPNPQPALAITPSVLKSVHLKSINKPEEVKQKDDNTDLLCIQETTLMVTAISPGKMRPLVAKKSISRQYSTEDAIMSYIDSSPVETGPDKLHSEKDSSISVQNNCDQETVTSANVGILEASIMKDQMHPVGEPLPENTQIHNTATEGFQKGLAVLTSDYEVKITYHETEQEGSLDPVQIKQELPAVCEQKLESKPVDETTFQSDLLAGGADISNQSKHQFDISQRDDKVPGNISYESEISTVNSLNEKSSEQENDVASGIPTKSASDDSRAEETQGSADDASLKESSPSDDSIISPLSEDSQTEAEDVFVSPNKPRTTEDLFAVIHRSKRKVLGRKDSGDVSVRNRLRASSGASSTSPASSTSPASSTSPASSVPPASSVGAPTSSQRSPGLIYRNAKKSNTSNEEFKLLLLKKGSRSDSSYRMSATEILKSPILPKSPSELIVDSPQNTDETPQASTPEALSPLSPCSPRVNAEGFSSKSFSMSASSRVGRSRAPPAASSSRYSVRCRLYNTPMQAISEGETENSDGSPHDDRSSQSST from the exons ATGCTAGGGCAGAGGCCGAAAAATCCAATACATAATATCCCTTCTACACTGGATAAGCAAACTAATTGGAGCAAAGCACTACCTCTCCCAACTCCAGAGGAGAAAATGAAACAAGATGCCCAAGTGATTTCCTCTTGCATTATCCCCATCAATGTCACTG GAGTTGGTTTTGACAGAGAGGCTAGTATACGCTGCTCTCTTGTTCATTCACAATCTGTACTACAGCGAAGACGAAAGTTGAGAAGGAGGAAAACCATCTCTGGCATCCCCAGAAGAGTGCAACAAGAAATAG ATTCTGATGAATCACCAGTAGCGAGAGAACGGAATGTGATTGTGCATGCAAATCCAGACTTCTCCAGTACAATCAACAGGAGATCAGGTACCAGAGACTCTGAGTGCCAGACTGAAGAAATTCTCATTGCTGCTCCATCCAGAAGAAGAATCCGAGCTCAGAGAGGTCAAAGTGTTGTAGCCTCCTTGTCACATTCAGCCGGCAACATTTTGGTGTTGACAGACAACGGTGACGCAATGTTCACTACAGCAGTGAGCAACCGTATCCGATCACGGAGTCTTCCTCGTGAAGGTGCTAGAGCCAGTGAAGCTGATCAAGATGCTGATGCCAAAACTTCAGTGTATGAAGCAGAAGACTTTTTGGCAAGCCAAGAAAGGATCCCGAAAAAGGGTAACAATGCCATCAATAAACAGGGTTCACAAGAACACCAGCCCATAGGTTTAACTTGTTCTCAGCACCTTCACAGCCCAGAACATAAAGTAAACGAGAGAGGGAGGTCAAGGTTGTCAAGGATGGCAGATTCTGGAAGCTGTGAGATTTCATCAAACTCTGATACCTTTGGGAGCCCCATTCACTCTATCTCCACAGCAGGAGTCCTTCTCAGCAGTCACATGGACCAGAAAGATGACCATCAATCCTCCAGTGGGAACTGGAGTGGAAGTAGCTCAACATGTCCCTCACAGACATCGGAAACCATTcctcctgctgcttctcctccGTTGACTGGCTCCTCACATTGTGACTCAGAATTGTCACTGAACACTGCTCCTAATGCCAATGAAGATTCTAGTGTCTTTATAACAGAGCAGTACAGTGATCACATAGATAAGGTTCGAGGTCACAGGGCAAGCTCCTTCACCTCCACTGTAGCGGATTTACTTGATGACCCCAATAACAGCAACACAAGCGATAGTGAATGGAATTACTTGCATCATCATCACGATGCATCCTGTCGTCAAGATTTCAGCCCTGAACGCCCAAAGGATGACAGCCTAGAATGCCCAAGTTTTACGAGTATGGCCACTTACGATAGCTTTCTAGAAAAGACCCCATCTGACAAAGCAGACACTAGCTCACACTTTTCTGTGGACACTGAAGGATATTATACCTCCATGCACTTTGACTGTGGTCTCAAAGGTAATAAAAGTTATATTTGTAACTATGCAGCCGCAGGCTCTGAGAGTGGCCGGAATGCAGATGTTGCTTCCAGTCTCACTGATTGTGCCTGGCAGGATTATGTAAACCACAGGAGGCAGGGAAGACAGAGCATCTCTCTTAAGAAACCAAAGGCAAAGCCAGCCCCACCAAAACGCAGTTCATCTTTGAGGAAATCTGATGGCAGCACAGATCTTCCTGAGAAGAAAGAACCAAAGATAAACAGTGGGCAGCACGTGCCTCACACTTCCAGGGAAATGAAGCTGCCACTTGAGTTTTCAAATACACCTTCTAGAGTGGAAAACTCTAATCTGCCAAGCAAACAGGAACTCTCCTGGATTAATCAGAATGACAGTGAATTAAAAAACATTCAGTTTGACACCACGGATATTCCATCATTTAAAGATGAAGGTGCTGAACAATCTCACTATGCAGATCTCTGGCTTCTAAATGACTTGAAATCTAATGATCCTTATAGGTCTTTATCCAATTCAAGTACAGCTACGGGTACTACAGTCATAGAATGCATAAAGTCGCCGGAAAGTTCTGAATCACAAACATCCCAATCCGGATCGAGAGCCACCACCCCATCCCTACCTTCTGTTGATAATGAGTTTAAGCTGGCTTCCCCAGAAAAGTTGGCGGGTTTAGCATCACCCTCTAGTGGTTACTCCAGTCAGTCTGAAACACCAACATCCTCTTTCCCGACAGCTTTCTTCTCTGGGCCCTTATCTCCAGGGGGTAGTAAAAGAAAGCCAAAAGTACCAGAAAGGAAGTCCTCATTGCAACAACCTTCTTCTAAAGATGGCACTGTATCTCTAAACAAAGATCTAGAACTTCCAATTATACCTCCTTCTCATCTTGACCTAAGTGCTCTTCATAATGTCTTGAATAAACCATTTGCTTACAGAAACCAGTTGCATGCTTTTAATCACAATAAACAGAACATGGTAGGAGAAGCACTAAACCCTAATCCTCAACCAGCCCTTGCTATTACACCTTCAGTTCTAAAATCTGTTCACCTTAAATCGATTAATAAGCCTGAAGAAGTGAAACAAAAAGACGATAATACAGACCTTCTCTGCATACAAGAAACCACATTAATGGTGACTGCCATTTCTCCAGGCAAAATGAGGCCACTTGTAGCTAAGAAATCAATATCACGTCAGTACTCTACTGAAGATGCCATAATGTCCTATATTGACTCTTCTCCAGTGGAGACAGGCCCTGATAAACTGCATTCAGAAAAAGATTCATCTATCAGTGTACAGAATAATTGTGATCAAGAAACTGTAACCTCAGCAAATGTGGGTATTTTAGAAGCAAGCATCATGAAAGACCAAATGCATCCAGTTGGTGAGCCTTTACCAGAGAACACACAAATCCATAACACTGCTACAGAAGGGTTTCAAAAAGGTTTAGCTGTCCTCACAAGTGATTATGAAGTTAAGATAACTTATCATGAAACAGAACAGGAAGGGAGCCTCGATCCTGTGCAGATTAAGCAAGAATTACCTGCAGTCTGTGAACAAAAGTTGGAATCTAAACCTGTGGATGAAACCACATTCCAATCTGATCTACTAGCTGGGGGAGCAGACATTAGTAATCAGTCTAAGCATCAGTTTGATATAAGCCAACGTGATGACAAAGTGCCTGGGAATATCAGCTATGAATCAGAGATATCAACTGTAAATTCACTTAATGAAAAAAGTTCTGAGCAGGAAAATGATGTTGCATCAGGTATTCCAACCAAAAGTGCCTCTGATGACAGCAGGGCAGAGGAGACACAAGGGAGTGCAGATGATGCTTCACTGAAAG AATCTTCTCCAAGTGATGATTCCATAATTTCACCATTGAGTGAAGATTCTCAGACTGAAGCAGAAGATGTTTTTGTGTCTCCAAACAAACCTCGCACTACAGAGGATCTATTTGCAGTCATTCACAG ATCAAAAAGAAAAGTACTTGGGAGAAAAGATTCTGGAGATGTTTCTGTAAGAAACAGATTGAGAGCTTCATCTGGGGCCAGCAGCACGTCACCTGCTAGCAGCACGTCACCTGCTAGCAGCACGTCACCTGCCAGCAGTGTGCCACCTGCCAGCAGTGTGGGAGCCCCAACAAGCAGTCAGAGGTCTCCAGGTCTTATTTACAGGAATGCCAAAAAGTCCAACACATCTAACGAGGAATTTAAGCTACTGCTCCTTAAAAAGGGCAGTCGATCCGATTCTAGCTATAGGATGTCAGCAACCGAGATACTAAAGAGCCCTATTTTGCCTAAATCTCCCAGTGAGCTAATTGTGGATTCCCCTCAAAACACTGATGAGACTCCCCAGGCATCAACTCCTGAAGCATTATCCCCCCTGTCTCCTTGCTCCCCTAGAGTTAATGCAGAAGGTTTCTCCTCCAAGAGCTTTTCTATGTCTGCATCTTCAAGAGTAGGGCGCTCGCGGGCACCtcctgcagccagcagcagccgtTACAGCGTACGCTGTAGGCTGTACAATACGCCGATGCAAGCTATCTCAGAAGGAGAAACTGAGAATTCAGATGGCAGCCCTCATGACGACCGATCTTCTCAGAGTTCAACATAG